In Conger conger chromosome 12, fConCon1.1, whole genome shotgun sequence, one DNA window encodes the following:
- the ddx54 gene encoding ATP-dependent RNA helicase DDX54 has protein sequence MAQRKKKLTKKRRHTGSKAREPDLDSDGGEFELAAQIKDDASERKMLRFPAASEGLSDVEPDTRELVRAQNKKKKKSGGFQSMGLSYPVFKGVMKKGYKVPTPIQRKTIPLIMDGKDVVAMARTGSGKTAAFLIPMFERLKAPQAQTGARALILTPTRELALQTMKFTKELGKFAGLKTALILGGDSMDDQFAALHENPDIIIGTPGRLMHVVMQMNLKLHSVEYVVFDEADRLFEMGFAEQLQEIIRRLPDSRQTLLFSATLPKLLVEFARAGLTEPVLLRLDVDTKLSEQLKLAFFSLRMDEKPALLLHLLRNVLRPQEQTVVFAATKHHVEYLKELLTSEGVECAYIYSALDQTARKINIGRFVHRKAMVLVVTDVAARGIDIPLLDNVINYNFPSKAKLFLHRVGRVARAGRSGTAYSLVCSDEVPFVYDLHLFLGRPVQLALPEHPQDADGVFGRVPQSVLDDEEALLITAHENSLDLQNLRRVSENAYKQYLKSRPSPSPESFKRVKNTELSGMAVHPLLGSGLESMELDRLKMVDSIKGYKSKATIFEINSSSKTPASEVMRAKRGRDTRLVDKFQRAKEDRMAEGLLTRRPLPKSTPAELGQSESEEEDLQGVFSSVVGGKRKKQSEEGEGEGEVTGAKKKNRVSGREEEFYIPYRPKDFNSERGLSLGGEGSAFELQASSAVLDLMGDEGEQLNQHKSMMKWDRKKKRFVRDTGKEDQKKRLRTESGQVVSGKKKKKNFYEEWKKKYKMDDGGSDSDGETAGKGRRPGGGRRGRRGPQQPAQTGGVRARSELRSREQILKSRKKEQKQQFLQSGGLQKLRKRSQQRLGEVKRSGFGRGSNKKGKLRKRL, from the exons ATGGCACAAAGGAAGAAAAAACTAACGAAGAAAAGGCGACATACTGGGAGTAAAGCAAGGGAACCTGATTTAGATTCGGACGGTGGCGAATTTGAACTGGCTGCCCAGATTAAAGATGACGCG TCTGAGAGGAAGATGCTCCGTTTCCCAGCCGCTTCGGAGGGCCTCTCCGACGTGGAACCGGACACCAGGGAACTGGTCAGGGCCcagaacaagaagaagaaaaagtctGGAGGGTTCCAGTCAATGG GGCTTAGTTATCCAGTGTTCAAAGGGGTGATGAAGAAGGGCTACAAAGTTCCCACTCCTATTCAGAGAAAG ACCATTCCGTTGATCATGGACGGGAAGGACGTTGTTGCCATGGCGAGGACCGGCAGCGGGAAGACGGCTGCGTTCCTGATTCCCATGTTCGAGCGGCTGAAGGCCCCGCAGGCGCAGACTGGGGCCCGCGCGCTGATCCTGACGCCCACGCGCGAGTTAGCGCTACAGACCATGAAGTTCACCAAAGAG CTAGGCAAGTTCGCCGGCCTTAAAACAGCCCTGATCCTTGGAGGTGACAG cATGGACGATCAGTTCGCAGCTCTGCATGAAAACCCAGATAT CATCATTGGCACTCCGGGTCGTCTGATGCACGTGGTCATGCAGATGAACCTGAAGCTGCACAGTGTGGAGTACGTGGTGTTCGACGAGGCGGACAG GCTGTTTGAGATGGGATTCGCGGAGCAGCTCCAGGAGATTATCCGCCGGCTGCCAGACTCCCGCCAGACCCTGCTCTTCTCTGCCACGCTGCCCAAACTGCTGGTGGAGTTCGCCCGGGCTG GCCTGACGGAACCTGTGCTCCTCCGTCTGGACGTGGACACCAAGCTGAGCGAGCAGCTGAAG CTGGCCTTCTTCTCCCTGCGCATGGACGAGAAGCCGgccctcctcctgcacctcctgcggAACGTGCTCCGGCCCCAGGAACAGACCGTGGTGTTCGCCGCGACCAAGCATCACGTGGAGTACCTGAAGGAG CTGCTGACATCAGAGGGGGTGGAGTGCGCCTACATCTACAGCGCGCTGGACCAGACGGCGCGTAAGATCAACATCGGCCGCTTCGTGCACCGCAAGGCCATGGTGCTGGTGGTGACGGACGTGGCGGCTCGCGGTATCGACATCCCCCTGCTGGACAACGTCATCAACTACAACTTCCCCTCCAAGGCCAAGCTCTTCCTGCACAGAGTGG GTCGAGTGGCGCGTGCTGGGAGGAGCGGGACGGCCTACAGCCTGGTGTGCTCCGACGAGGTGCCCTTCGTCTACGACCTCCATCTCTTCCTGGGTCGTCCGGTACAGCTCGCCCTGCCCGAACATCCACAAG ATGCTGACGGGGTGTTTGGCCGCGTGCCCCAGAGCGTGCTGGACGACGAGGAGGCCCTGCTCATCACGGCCCACGAGAACTCTCTGGACCTGCAGAACCTGCGCCGCGTCTCGGAGAACGCCTACAAGCAGTACCTCAAGTCCCGGCCCAGCCCCTCGCCCGAGTCCTTCAAGAGGGTGAAGAACACGGAACTCTCCGGAATGGCCGTCCACCCGCTGCTCG GCTCAGGGTTAGAGAGCATGGAACTGGACCGGCTGAAGATGGTCGACAGCATCAAGGGCTACAAATCTAAAGCG aCGATATTCGAGATCAACTCCAGCAGCAAGACGCCAGCCAGCGAGGTGATGCGTGCCAAGAGGGGGCGGGACACGCGATTGGTGGACAAGTTCCAGCGAGCGAAGGAGGATCGGATGGCCGAGGGCCTGCTGACCCGCCGCCCCCTGCCCAAAAGCACCCCCGCGGAGCTGGGACAGAGCGAGAGCGAGGAGGAGGACCTCCAG GGGGTGTTTTCCAGTGTGGTGGGGGGGAAGAGGAAGAAACAgtcagaggagggggagggggagggggaggtgacCGGGGCAAAGAAGAAGAACAGGGTCTCCGGCCGCGAGGAAGAGTTCTACATCCCTTACAGACCCAAAGACTTCAACTCAGAGAGAGG GCTGagtttgggaggggaggggagcgcGTTCGAGCTGCAGGCTTCCTCCGCCGTGCTGGACCTGATGGGGGACGAAGGCGAGCAGCTGAACCAGCACAAGAGCATGATGAAGTG ggACCGGAAGAAAAAGCGATTTGTGCGGGACACAGGAAAAGAGGACCAGAAGAAGAGACTGAGGACGGAGAGTGGGCAGGTGGTCAGcggcaagaagaagaagaagaactt CTATGAGGAATGGAAGAAGAAGTACAAGATGGATGACGGAGGCTCTGATTCTGATGGAGAGACGGCAGGAAAGGGGAGGAGACCAGGTGGAG gCCGCAGAGGGAGGCGGGGCCCCCAGCAGCCTGCGCAGACGGGCGGGGTGCGGGCGCGGTCGGAGCTGCGCAGCCGGGAGCAGATCCTGAAGAGCAGGAAGAAGGAGCAGAAGCAGCAGTTCCTCCAGAGCGGCGGTCTGCAGAAGCTCCGCAAGCGCTCCCAACAGCGGCTCGGAGAGGTCAAGAGGTCCGGCTTCGGCCGCGGCAGCAACAAGAAGGGCAAGCTGAGGAAGAGGCTGTGA